CCGCCGTTGGCGCGATCGGCATCGAGCCGGGTGACGAAATAATCGTCAGCCCATGGACGATGTGCGCGAGCGCGACGGCGATCCTGCACTGGAACGCGATCCCCGTCTTCGCCGACATCGAGCCCACGACCTTCTGTCTCGACCCAGCCGCCGTCGAAGCGGCGATCACGCCCTACACAAAGGCGATCATGGCGGTCGACATCTTCGGCCACTCGGCGAACATGCGCGCGCTGATGGAGATCGCCGGGCGGCACGGCCTCAAAGTCATTTCGGATACCGCTCAGGCGCCGGGCGCCATGTACCACGGCCGGCACGCCGGAACGCTGGCGCACATCGGCGGCTACAGTCTGAATTATCACAAGCACATTCACACCGGGGAAGGCGGCATCCTCGTCACCGACGACGATCTGCTCGCCGAACGCTTGCGCATGATCCGCAACCACGCCGAGGCGGTGGTCGCTGGCCGCAAATGGGACGATCTGACGAATATGATCGGCTACAACTTCCGGCTCGGCGAGATCGAGTCGGCAATCGGCATCGAGCAGTTGAAGAAGCTCGCCGGCTTCGTTGCCGACCGGCAGCGCGCCGCACGCCAGCTCGACGCCGGTCTGGCCGGTCTCACCGGGCTGCGCACGCCTCCTGTCGTTGACGGCTGCACCCATGCTTACTACGTCTATGCCATGACGCTCGACCCCGCAGCACTCGGCGTGCCGCGCTCGCGCATCATCGAGGCGCTCGCCGCCGAAGGCGTGCAGGGGCTCTCCGGCGCCTATCAGAATCTGCATCTCTTGCCGATGTACCAGAAGAAAATGGCTTACGGGTCGAAGGGGTTCCCCTGGACTTCGGACATCTGCCGCCGCGAAGTGAGTTACGCCAAAGGCATCTGCCCGCGCGCCGAGGCGCTCAACGAGTCGTCTTATCTCGGCTTTGCGATGTGCCTGCACCAGTTGACCGACGCCGAAGTCGCGCTGCTCGTCCAGGCTTTCCGCAAGGTCTGGGCAAACCTGCCGACGCTCGCCGAAGGCGCTGCGTGAGTCTGCGCCTTACCACCGCGCGGCTCGTCCTGGCGCCGTTCACAGCGAACGACATCTCGCCGCGCTACATCGGTTGGCTGAACGATCCGGAAGTCATGCGCTATTCGAACCAGCGCTTCCGCCGACACGACGTGCCCAGCAGCGAGGCCTATCTGCGCAGCTTCGCCGGCGGTCCGAATCAGTTCTGGAGCGCCCGGCTGGCCGCCGACGACAGGATGATCGGTACGCTGACCGCTTACATCGCCCCGCAGCACGGCACCGCCGACGTCGGCCTGCTGATCGGAGAGCGCGACGTCTGGGGACACGGCTACGGTCTCGAAGCGTGGCAGCGGCTACTCGACCACCTCTTCAGCGAACACGCGCTACGCAAGGTCACCGCCGGAGCGGCTGCGGGCAACGTCGGCATGATCAGGATCATGGAGCGCGCCGGCATGCAGCATGAGGCGACGCGAAGACAGCAGGAAATTATCGACGGCGAACTGCAGGACATCGTTTATTTTGCAAAATTCAGAACTGCTTGACCTCTCGCCGCCGCTGGCCGTAGCCTGTCACGACGCCGGCGCAGCCAACCTGATCGCAGCTTGGCTGCGCGGCTGGCGCAGCGAAATCCGCCTCTGCCTCGCCGGCCCCGCCGCTGCACTGTGGCGCCGCCTGGACCCCGACGTCGCGCTGTTGCCACTCGATCGCGCGCTCGACGGCGCGGCGACGCTCCTGAGCGGCACCGGCTGGGCCAGCGAACACGAACACGAAGCGCGCAAGCTGGCCCAAAGCCTCGGCATCCGCAGCATCGCAGCAGTGGACCACTGGGTGAATTACCGCGAACGCTTCATCCGCCACGGAGAATTGATTTTGCCGAACGAGCTCTGGGTCGCGGACACCTACGCGAAGATCGAGGCGCAGCGCTGCTTCCCGAGCATGCCGGTGCGCGAACTGCCGAATCTCTACTTGCAGAATCTGGTCGAGGAAGTCGCCGCCTGCGATCCCGCCGCGCCGGCCGAAAAGCCTGCCTGCGTGCTCTACGTGCTCGAACCGATCCGCTGCGACTGGGACGCGGCCAAGCGGCACGACGCGCGGCCGGGCGAGCTGCAGGCCTTCGAATATTTCCTCGCCCACCTTGACCGCGTCGGCGCCGCCGACGCGCACATCGTCTTGCGCCCACATCCGTCCGATCCTGCCGGCAAGTACGACGACTGGCTCGCCCGCTTCACGGGCCGCGACCTCGCAATCGACGCCGGCACGCCGCTGGCCCGGCAGATTGCCAGCGCCGACTGGGTCGTCGGCTGCGAAAGCTTTGCGCTGGTGGCAGCGCTAGAGGCCGGCCGCATCGTCTTTTCCTCGCTGCCACCGTGGGCACCGCCGTGTTCGCTGCCGCACCGCGAGCTGCGCCACGTGCGCCATTTGCAGGAGTGCGCCGCATGAAATATTGCAGCAGCTGTCTTCAACCCGATACACGGCCCAACGCCGTCTTCAACGATGCCGGTATCTGTCCCGCGTGCAGCTACTTTGCCCAACTGCAGCACGTCGACTGGCTCGAACGCTTCGAAATCCTGAAAGATGTCCTCGCCCGCTTCCCGCGCCAGCCCGACCAGTACTACGACTGCATCATCGGCGTCAGCGGCGGCAAGGACAGCGTCCGTCAAGCCTTGTGGATCCGCGACAAGTTGGGGCTGCGACCGCTGCTCGCCTGCCTCAGCTACCCGCCCGAGCAGGTCACAGAGCGCGGCGTCGATAACATCTCGAATCTTATCGAACTCGGTTTCGACGTCGTCATTTCGGCCCCTGCACCTGGCACATGGAAGCGCCTGATGCGCGAGGCCTTCATGCGCTTCACCAACTGGGCCAAGTCCACCGAGCTTGCGCTATTCAGCTCGG
The uncultured Propionivibrio sp. DNA segment above includes these coding regions:
- a CDS encoding DegT/DnrJ/EryC1/StrS family aminotransferase, translating into MANETKLALFGGPKTIERPFVRYNPIGAEEVEAAKAVVESGVLSQFIGAWHEDFNGGPKVREFENACATYFGARHAITVNSWSSGLTAAVGAIGIEPGDEIIVSPWTMCASATAILHWNAIPVFADIEPTTFCLDPAAVEAAITPYTKAIMAVDIFGHSANMRALMEIAGRHGLKVISDTAQAPGAMYHGRHAGTLAHIGGYSLNYHKHIHTGEGGILVTDDDLLAERLRMIRNHAEAVVAGRKWDDLTNMIGYNFRLGEIESAIGIEQLKKLAGFVADRQRAARQLDAGLAGLTGLRTPPVVDGCTHAYYVYAMTLDPAALGVPRSRIIEALAAEGVQGLSGAYQNLHLLPMYQKKMAYGSKGFPWTSDICRREVSYAKGICPRAEALNESSYLGFAMCLHQLTDAEVALLVQAFRKVWANLPTLAEGAA
- a CDS encoding GNAT family protein gives rise to the protein MSLRLTTARLVLAPFTANDISPRYIGWLNDPEVMRYSNQRFRRHDVPSSEAYLRSFAGGPNQFWSARLAADDRMIGTLTAYIAPQHGTADVGLLIGERDVWGHGYGLEAWQRLLDHLFSEHALRKVTAGAAAGNVGMIRIMERAGMQHEATRRQQEIIDGELQDIVYFAKFRTA